The genomic DNA TTTTAACTGTGCTAATTCGGTGGCTAATGAGTATGCTTGTTCTGTCTTTCATGAATTTTTTCATTCCGGTCAATATCTTTTCTTCGGTTTCGGTATCAACTGCAGAGAATGCATCATCTAGAATAATAACATGTGGGTCGATAAGTAGCGCACGTGCAATAGCTATTCTCTGTTTCTGGCCGCCGGAGAGTGTTATTCCACGCTCGCCTGAGATAGTTTGGTAACCATCGGGAAACTCCAATATGCTATTGTGTATCTGCGCGATTTTGGCGCATGTAATTGCTTCTTCATCGCTTGTATCAGGTCGCCCGAACTTAATATTATCCATTATTGATTCGGAGAAAAGGAAGCTATCTTGCGGAACAGCGCCGATAAATTTTCTCAGCGGTTCGATGGCTAAATCGCGGATATCGTGGCCATCTATGAAAAGGGTTTCACGAGGGACATTAAAAAGTCTGGGTATGAGGCGCAAGATAGAAGATTTACCGCTCCCTGTGCGACCAATAATTGCTACTGTTTTGCCCGCACGAATTTTGAGTGATAGGTCATTTAGAACGGTGCCAGAACCAGCACCATCGTTGTATTCAAAAGTGAGATTGCGGAATTCGATATCGCCTTTTATTTTTTCGAGAACGAACGGATTGTCGATTTCAATAATTTCGGGTTCGATATCGAATACCTCATTCAAACGCCCCATCGAGGCCTTTCCGCGTTGATAGAGGTTGCTTATCCAGCCGATGGCGATCATCGGCCATACGGCTAACCCGAGATAGGAGTTAAAAGCCACAAAATCGCCCATCGACATACTTCCTAAAATAACGCGGTCACCACCGAGGAGTATCACCAGTCCGAAACTTAAACCTATAACCAATCCGATGAGCGGATCAAACATCCCGGAGACTCTGACCAACCACATATTTTTTTTTCGGTAGTCGGCGTTTTTCCCCTTGAAATGGTTGAATTCGAAATTTTCCTGTGAGTATGCTT from bacterium includes the following:
- a CDS encoding ABC transporter ATP-binding protein; translation: MKEFKTLKKYFWKYKWAFAGGFFALLFVDAFQLIIPQIIRNIIDGLTFGTINNNGLFRYAGIIVLMSLGIGGARFIWRFLIMGASRKIEFDLRNRFYRTLLSQGVGYFNKSKIGDLMALATNDLEALRMMSGMAIVGAFDAFFMLIASVVMLALLNWKLTLWVLIPMPVLSFIIIVFGKKLHDRFKEVQASFANLTDNAQETYSGIRVIKAYSQENFEFNHFKGKNADYRKKNMWLVRVSGMFDPLIGLVIGLSFGLVILLGGDRVILGSMSMGDFVAFNSYLGLAVWPMIAIGWISNLYQRGKASMGRLNEVFDIEPEIIEIDNPFVLEKIKGDIEFRNLTFEYNDGAGSGTVLNDLSLKIRAGKTVAIIGRTGSGKSSILRLIPRLFNVPRETLFIDGHDIRDLAIEPLRKFIGAVPQDSFLFSESIMDNIKFGRPDTSDEEAITCAKIAQIHNSILEFPDGYQTISGERGITLSGGQKQRIAIARALLIDPHVIILDDAFSAVDTETEEKILTGMKKFMKDRTSILISHRISTVKNADHIFVVEDGHIAEEGNHKQLLEKNGIYADIDRRQQLERMLRDNGEDS